DNA sequence from the Caulobacter segnis genome:
GTCCGTCGACATGTCTCGAGACGACCAAGCCCTGCCGTCCTATCCGCCCCTGGAGAGACGCGCCGTCTTTTCCAGCGCCATGGCCGACGCGGTGCCGATCCTGATCAGCTATGTCGATCGCGAGGAGCGCTATCGCTTCGTCAACCGGGCCTACGAGCGCTGGTTCGGCGTCGACCGCTCGCAGATCGAGGGCAAGACCCTGGTCGAGGTGCTCGGCGAGGAGGCCTATGGCCGGCTGCGCCATCACGTGGCCCGCGCCCTGGCCGGCGAGAGCGTCGTCTTCGAGGGCCAGGTCAACTACCAGGACGCCGGGCTGCGCCATGTCGAGGCCCAGTACGTGCCCGACATCGCCCGCGACGGCGAGGTCCCCGGCTACTACGTGCTGGTCACCGACATTTCCGAGAGCAAGAAGGCCGCCGCCGAGCTGGAGCGGATGCTGGCCGGCGAGCGCCGCCGCGGCGCCCTGCTGGACCTGGGCCAGAAGTTGCGCGACGAGGCCGATCCCGTCGCCATCGCCAAGACCGCGGCGCGCATGCTGGCCGAGCAGTTGGGCGTCGGCCGCGCCGGCTACGCCGAGCTGGACGAGGACGGGGTGGCCGTCATCGTGGCCGACGACGGTCGCGCCGGAAGCGGCGTCGTCCCGATGAAGGGCCGGCGGTTCCGCCTCGAGGACTTCGGCGCCCCGATGAGCGCCGACCTGCGCGCGGGCCGCACCCTGGCCATCGGCGACGTGGCCCTGGACGAGCGCACCAGCGGCGTCGACGCCCTGGAGGCCTACGCCGCCGTCGGCGTGCGCGCCTTCATGACCATCCCGCTGATCAAGTCCGGCGAGCTGTCGGCCTATCTGTTCGTCTGCCACGACGCGCCGCGCGCCTTCGCCCCCGACGAGATCGCCTTCGTCTCGGACGCCGCAGAGCTGATCTGGACCGCCAGCGAGCGGGCCCGCTCGGACCAGGCCCTCAAGCGCGCCCAGGAGACCGAGCGCCTGCTGATCCGCGAGGTCGACCACCGCGCCAAGAACGTGCTCGCCGTCGTCCAGTCGCTGGCCCAGCTGACCCCGTTCGAGCACAAGGACCAATACGTCCAGGCGCTGTCGGGCCGCATCGGCTCGCTGGCCCGGGCCCACAGCCTGCTGTCGACCGGCCGCTGGAGCGGCGTCGACCTGCACGATCTGTTGCGGCTGGAGCTGGATCCCTATGGCGGGTGCCGAGACGGCCAGGGCGGCGATCAGGTGACGATCGAGGGCCCGCCGGCCCTGATCGACGCCCAGGCCGCCCAGTCCCTGGCGCTGGTGATCCACGAACTGGCCACCAACGCCAGCAAGTACGGCGCGCTCTCGCGACCGCTGGGCCGGCTGAGCGTGACCTGGACCTGGGGCGCCACTGGGGGCGCGGGCGAGGCGCTGAACCTGATCTGGCGCGAGGACGCCGGCGTCCATGTCGACGCCCCGGCCCGCCGCGGCTTCGGCTCGACCCTGATCGAGAGCGCGGTCAAGCAACTGGGCGGCCGGGTCGAGCTGATCTGGCGGCCGCAAGGGCTGAAGGTTCGGCTGGACATCCTGAAGGGCGCCCAGGCCCGGGCGGCCGAGAGCACGCCCGCCTATCGCCCCGGCCTCGCGGTCGAGGACAACCCCGCCCTGCGCGACCAACGCGTGCTGATCGTCGAGGACGAGGCGGTCGTGGCCATGGAGCTGACCCGCGTGCTGACCGCCGCCGGCGCCAAGGTCGTGGGCCCGGCCGGCACGATCGAGGAGGCGCTGAACCTGCTGGACGACCAGCCGATCGACCGCGCCCTATTGGACGTCAATCTGGGCGGCCGGCCGATCACGCCGGTGGCCAAGGCCCTGGCCCGCCGCCGGATCCCGTTCGTCTACCTGACCGGCTACCAGGAGCCCGACGTCGACGACGGTCCGGTCCTGCGCAAGCCCGTCGCGGCCAGCGCCCTGCTGGGCGCCCTGGCGCGCGGCGCGCCGGTCGTCGCGCAATAAACCCGCAACACGCCGACACGCCGCTGACATGTCGCCGCGTGATTGAAAAAGCGCCGCCCGCGCCAAGTCCGCTCGATAGAGCTTGAACTTGCAACTCGTTCTCAAGTAAGGACGAGCTTCTCCTCGCCAAGGTTACGCTCGTCCTCGTGAAATCCGCCGCCGATCAGCACCGACGCTCCTTCTGGCTGAAACAGCTGCATCAGTGGCACTGGATCAGCGCGGCCGTGTCCCTGATCGGCATGCTGCTGTTCGCGATCACCGGGATCACCCTGAACCATGCCGGCCAGATCGAGGCCAAGCCCGTGGTCGTGTCGCGCAAGGCGACCCTGCCGCCCGACCTGATGGCCCTGCTGGCCAGGGGCCCGGAAGAGGGCAAGCGCCCCCTGCCCATCCAGCTGGAGCCGTTCCTCGACAAGGCCGTCGGCGCCGACGTCGCGGGCCGCGAGGGCGAGTGGTCGGCCGACGAGGTCTATGTCGCCCTGGCCCGTCCAGGCGGCGACGCCTGGGTCTCGATCGACCGCGAGACCGGCGCCGTCGAGCACGAGAAGACCACGCGCGGCGTGATCTCCCTGCTCAACGACCTGCACAAGGGCCGCAATTCCGGCAAGGCCTGGAGCTGGTTCATCGACGTGTTCGCCGCCGCCTGCGTGATCTTCACGGTCACCGGCCTGATCCTGCTGCAGTTCCACGCCCGCGCCCGGCCGCTGACCTGGCCCCTGGTCGGGCTGGGCCTGGCCGCCCCCGTCCTTCTCGTCATCCTGTTCGTCCACCTTTGAGGCAGACCCCGTGAAGCGTTCGATCTCCCTGCTCACCTTCGCTGGCGCGGCCGTCGCTGGCGCCCCGGCGCTCGCCGCCGACCTGAACGTCACCGTCGAGGTGCCGAAGCTGACGGTGGCCGAGTACCATAAGCCCTACGTGGCCATCTGGATCGAGAACCCGGCCGACAGCACCGCCGCCGGCACCCTGGCCGTCTGGTACGACGCCGACAACCGCGAGGACAAAGGCGCCAAGTGGCTGAAGGACATGCGCCAGTGGTGGCGCAAGGCCGGCCGCGAAATGAGCTTCCCCGCCGACGGGATCAGCGGCGCCACCCGCGCGCCGGGCCCGCAGAAGCTGGTCTTCGCCGGCTCGAAGGGCGCGCTGAAGGACCTCAAGCCCGGCGCCTACAACCTGGTTGTCGAGGCCGCCCGCGAAGTCGGCGGCCACGAGGCCGTCCGCGTCCCGTTCACCTGGGGCCAAATGGGGGGCAAGCCCGGCAAACCGGCTTCGGCCAAGGGCGCGTCCGAGCTGGGCGCCGTCACCGTTTCCGTGAAGTGAGAAAAGCCATGACCTTCAAGAAGCGCCTACTCGCCGTCGCCGCTGTCGGCGTGGCCCTCGCCTTGCCGATGACCGCCTCGGCCCACCGCGGCTGGATCGTGCCGTCGGCCACCGTGCTGTCGGGCGACGTCTGGGTGACGTTCGACGCGGCCGTGTCCAACGAGCTGTTCTATCCCGACCACAACGCCATGCGGCTGGACGGCGTCGTCGCCACCGCCCCCGACGGCTCGGTCGACAAGATCCAGAACGGCGCCACCGGCAAGTACCGCTCGACCTTCGACGTGGCCCTGACCAAGCCGGGCACCTGGAAGATCGGCACGGCCAGCCAGAGCGTGATGGCCAGCTACACCGAGAACGGCGAGGTCAAGCGCTTTCGCGGCAGCGCCGAGGACTTCGCCAAGCAGGTTCCGGCCGGCGCCGCCGACCTGAAGACGATCAAGAGCTTCAATCGCAACGAGGTCTATGTCACCCGCGACAAGCCGACGACCGACGTCTTCAAGCCGACCGGCAAGGGCCTGGAGCTGTCGCCGATCACCCACCCCAACGACCTGGTCGCCGGCGAGGCCGCCAGCTTCAAGTTCCTGCTCGACGGCAAGCCCGCCGCCGACCTGGAGGTGACGATCGCCGAGGGCGGCTCGCGCTACAGCCCGCGCCCGGACATCAAGGTCAAGACCGGCCCCGACGGCGTCGTGAAGTTCACCCTGCCGGAAGCCGGCATGTACTGGATCAACGCCTCGGTCCGCACCGGCGCCATGCCGGGCCGTGGTCCGGGCGGCCCCGGGGGTCCGGGTGCTCCGGGCGGCGCGCCCGGCGCGGGCGGTCCCGGCGGCGGGATGGGCGGCATGCCCGGCATGGGCGGCGGCCAGCAAGGCCCGGCCCAGCCCCTGACCGGCGACGGCTACAGCGCCGGCTTCACCGCCGTGATCGAAGCCCAGCGGCCGTAGTCGAAAATACCGTGTCATCCCGGGCGGCGAACCCGGGATGACACGGCTTTTGTTGTTGAAAAGAATGCCCCGCGTCCTCGTCCCCGCCCTGACCACGCCGCCTGCCCGTCCCGTCGGCGGGACCGTGCGCGCGTTCGGCGGCGCGACCATGGGGACGACCTGGTCGGCCAAGGCGGTGCTGCCGGCCACCGCCGACCTCCCAGCCCTCGAAGCCATGGTCCAGCGCGCCCTCGACGCCGTGGTGCGCGAGATGAGCCCGTGGGAGCCGCTGTCGGACCTGTCCCGCTACAATCACAGCCCGGCCGGTAGTTGGACGCCACTGCCCGTCGCGACCGTCACGGTGCTGCGCCGCGCGATCGACGTGGCCGAGGCCAGCGACGGCGCGTTCGACCCGACCCTGGGGGCGTTGGTCGACCTGTGGGGCTTCGGTCCGCGTCCCTTTTCCGGGGAGCCGCCGGCTCCCGCCGACCTCGCCGTCCTGCGTGGCGCCGGCGGCTGGAAGCGCCTGACGCTGGATGGCGACGCCCTGTTCCAGCCGGGCGGCCTGAAGCTGGATCTCAACGGCATCGCTAAGGGCTTCGGCGTCGACCAGGCCGCCGCCGCCCTCGATCGGGCCGGCGTGAAGAGCTACCTCGTCGAGGTCGGCGGTGAACTGCGCGGCGTGGGCGCCAAGCCCGACGGCCAGCCCTGGTGGGTGGAGCTGGAGCGCCCGCCGACCGCCAATGATTCAGAGCAGACGCTCGTCGCCCTGCACGATCTGGCCGTCGCCACCTCGGGCGACTACCGCCGGTTCTTTGACCACGACGGCCGCCGCTACGCCCACACCCTCGATCCGGCCACCGGCGCGCCCAGCAAGACCCCCACCGTCAGCGTCACCGTGCTGGCCAGGGACTGCATGAGCGCCGACGCCTGGGCCACGGCCCTGACCGTCATGGCCCCGGACGCCGCCCTGGCCTTCGCCGCCGCCCACGATCTGGCCGCCCTGATCGTCAGCCGAGGCGCTTCCGGCCTGGAGGAGCGCCTGTCGCCGGCCCTGCGGGCGATGCTGGACTGATGCCAGAGTGATGTTCGCCCTCGAAGCCTTCTCGCCCGAAACCCGCCGCCTGATCGCCGCCGGCGCCGTGACTGGGGTCTACGCCCTGTTCTGCGCGGGGATCGCCGCGCGCGAGGCCCTGCGCCGCGCCGCCGCCCGTCGCGAGGCCGAGGCCCTGTCGCGCGGCGCCGGCGAGCCCGTGCTGGTCGCCTATGCCAGCCAGACCGGCTTCGCCGAGGAACTGGCCAGCGCCACCGCCAAGGCGCTGTCCGAAGCCGGCGCGCCCGTCACCCTGCGCGAACTTGGCGCCGTCACCGCCGCCGACCTCACCGGCCGCGCCCTGTTCGTGGCCAGCACTACCGGCGAGGGCGACGCCCCCGACCCGGCCCGCGCCTTCATCCGCGACGTGATGAAGGACGGGGTCGACCTTTCGGCCCTGCGCTACGGCGTGCTGGCCTTGGGGGACTCGACCTATGCCGCGTTCTGCGCCTTCGGCCGCTCGCTGGACGCCTGGCTGGCGCGATCGGGAGCTTCACCGCTGTTCGACCGGGTCGAGGTCGACGACGGCGACCCGGCCGCCCTGCGCCACTGGCAAGGGCAGCTCAGCCTCCTGACCGGCGTGACCAACGCGCCCGACTGGAGCCGCCCCGCCTACGGCCGCTGGACCCTCACCGAGCGGACCTTGCTGAACCCCGGCAGCCCCGGCGGCGAGGCCTGGCACGTGCGCCTCGCCCCCACCGACGGCGCGACCTGGCAGGCCGGCGACATCCTGGAGATCGGCCCGCGCAACAACCCCGGCGAGGTCGCCGCCCTGATAGCAGCCCTCGGCCTGCCCGCCGCCGCCGCCGCCGCCGAGACGCTCGCAGGCCTGCGCCTGCCGCACGACCTGGAAGCCCTGAGCGGCCTGCCGGTCGAGGCCATCGCCGAGCGCCTGACCGCCCTGCCGCACCGCGAATACTCGATCGCCTCGCTGCCGTCCGACGGCGGGGTCGAGTTGATCGTCCGCCTGACGCCGCGCGCCGACGGCCAGCCGGGCCTGGGCTCGGGCTGGCTGTGCCGCTTCGCCGAGGTCGGCCAGGCGATCGACGCTCGGGTGCGGACCAACCGAAGCTTCCATGGCCCCGACAAGGCCCGGCCGCTAATCCTGATCGGCTCGGGTACGGGCCTGGCCGGCCTGCGCGCCCACCTCAAGGCCCGCGCCGTCGCGGGCGCGAGCCGCAACTGGCTGGCGTTCGGCGAGCGGACCCGCGCTCACGACTACTTCCACCACGCCGAGATCGAGGGCTGGAAGGCCGACGGCGTGCTGGAGCGCCTGGATCTGGCCTTCTCCCGCGACCAGGCCGACCGGATCTACGTCCAGCACCGCCTGCGCGCGGCGGCGGACTCGTTGCGGCAGTGGGTCGCCGACGGCGCGGCGATCTATGTCTGCGGTTCGCTGGAGGGCATGTCGCGCGATGTCCACACAGCCCTGGTCGAGGTGCTGGGGGCCGATGTGCTCGAGCGTCTGACGGACGAAGGACGGTATCGGCGGGACGTGTACTGAACCCCATAAGTTCCGCTCATCCCCGGGAAAGCGGGGACCCGAGCGGTGTTGGCCATCAAGCGCCGCGCACCAAAGTCTCGCTCAGCTTGGATCCCCGCTTTCGCGGGGATGAGCGGTTTTGGTGAGGGCTTTGAATTCCTCCAGCGTATTCGCTCCCCGCAGACGCCCCATCGCGCCTTCCGGTACCGGCAAGCTCGCCAGTCCCGCCCGCTCCACGAACCGCCGCAGCGGCCAGCCGGCATCGGCTTCGGCAGGGATCGCGCCCGCATCCAGCACCATCGGCACGGGCAGCCCCTCGTAGTAGCCGCCCGCCGCCAGCAACGGGGCCAGGTCCTCGGGCGTCATCGTCGGCGCATCCACGGCCAGCACGAGCAGCCGCGTGGTCCCCAGCGCCGCGGCGCCGGCCAGCACGCCGCCGACCGGGCCCGCGCCGGCCTCGTCGTCCGGAACCCAGGGCAGGCCGAGATCCGCGCCGGCGGTGACCAGCGCCTCGGCCCCGACCGCCCGCGCCAGATCCGCGACCCGGTCCACCGCCCGCCGCCCGTCCCAGTCGAGCAGCGCCTTGTCGCGCCCCATCCGCCGGGAGCCGCCGCCGCACAGGATGATCGCGCCGAGAGAAGCCATGTCGCGGTCTTAGCAGGATTTCCCGCTGCTCTTCCAAGCTCTACCCGAAGCGGTCTAGTGTCCGGCCCGCAAAGGGACGGAAAAAGAATGAGCCAGCCTGCCGAGCGCCAGCGTCGTCGTACGACCCAGAGCGCCACGATCCGTGACGTGGCCGCCCGCGCGGGCGTGTCGCCGATGACCGTGTCGCGGGTGATCAATCGCGAGAGCACGGTCAAGGAAGAGACCCGGGCCCTGGTCGAGAAGGCCATCGCCGACCTCAACTACGCCCCCAACCCCGCCGCCCGCAGCCTGGCCGGCAGCGCCCCGTTCCGCATCGGCCTGCTCTACGACAATCCCTCGACCGGCTACCTGTCGGAATTCCTGGTCGGGGCGCTGGACGAGAGCAGCCGCACCGGGGCCCAGATCGTCATCGAGAAGTGCGCCGAGCCCGAGCTGGCCGGCGCCACCCTGGCCCGCCTGCTAAAGACCGGCGTCGACGGCCTGATCCTGCCCCCGCCACTGTGCGAGTCGCCCCAGGTCCTGGCCGAGGTGAAGGCCGCCGGCGCGGCCGCCGTGGCCGTCGCGCCCGGCATGGCCAGCAGCGACATGGCCACGATCCGCATCGACAACGAAGCCGCCGCCTTCGAACTGACCCAGCACCTGCTGAGCCTGGGCCACAAGCGCTTCGGCTTCATCAAGGGCCACCCGAACCAGACCGTCAGCCAGCAGCGCCTGGACGGCTTCATGGCCGCCCTCAAGGCCGCCGGGATCCCGATGGAGGACATCCGGGTCGAGCAGGGCTACTTCACCTATCGCTCGGGCCTGGAGGCGGCTGAGCGGCTGCTGGGCGTCGAGCCGCGCCCGACGGCGATCTTCGCCGGCAATGACGACATGGCCGCCGCCGCCGCGGGCCTGGCCCATCGCCTGGGTCTGGACGTGCCGGGCGACATCTCGATCGTCGGCTTCGACGACACCTCGATCGCCGACAACATCTGGCCGGCGCTGACGACCGTCCACCAGCCGATCGCCGCCATGGCCCGCGCCGCCGTGGACCTGGTGCTGGAGGAAATCCGCCGCCACCGCGACGGCGGCGGCGAGCCCCGGCAGCTGATGCACCCGCACACGCTGATCGTGCGGGATTCGAGCGGGCCGGTAAGCGAGTAAAACCCTCTCTCATGGAGAGAGGGAGGGGCCCGCGCCGAAGGCGTGGGAGGGTGAGTGGGTAAGACGGTTCAGACCTGGGCTCGGCCTCGGGAAAAAACGGTGAGAGCGTAACCACTCACCCTCCCACCGCTTCGCGGCGGGCCCCTCCCTCTCTCTAGAGAGAGGGATTGTTCAGCGCCTCACCGAAATTGGTCTGACAACGCGCTTGCCGTCCCCGCATGTTAGCGCTACCAAGTCTCCGACGAACGAGCGCCGCCGACCGTAGCGGCAGCCTTGAGACGCTCGACACAGGGGAGACGACGCCGTGGGCGTGAGTGAATTCCTTCCGGAAGACTGGAAAGACGCGACCCTGCTGGGCCGCATCGACTTCGGCGAGGGCCCGACGCCCGTACTGGTGCGCGGCGGCCGCGTCGAGGACGTCTCCAAGATCGCTCCCACCGTTGCCGACCTGATGAACGCCTACGGCCCCGGCGCCACGATCCCGCGCGGCGAGGACAAGGGTCCGCTGGAAGCCCTCGACATCCGGCCCGTCTGGGAAGACGCCGACGGCGCCGCGGCCGTGAAGCTCTTGGCCCCCGTCGACCTGCAGGTGCTGAAGGCCGCCGGCGTGACCTTCGCCGTCTCGACCCTGGAACGGGTGATCGAGGAGCGCGCGCGCGGCGACGCCGCCGCCGCCCTGAAGATCCGCGAACAGCTGTCGGCCAGCATGGGCGGCGACCTCAAGAGCGTGAACCCGGGCTCGGACGGCGCCGAGCGCCTGAAGCAGACCCTGATCAAGGACGGCCTGTGGTCGCAGTACCTCGAGGTCGCCATCGGCCCCGACGCCGAGATCTTCACCAAGGGCCCGACCCTGTCCTCGATGGGCTGGGGCGATCATGTCGGCGTCCGCTATGACAGCCACTGGAACAACCCCGAGCCGGAAGTCGTGCTGCTGTGCGACGGTTCGGGCCAGATCCGCGGCGCCGCGCTGGGCAACGACGTCAACCTGCGCGACTTCGAAGGCCGCTCGGCCCTGCTGCTCAGCAAGGCCAAGGACAACAACGCCTCCTGCGCCATCGGCCCGTTCTTCCGCCTGTTCGACGAGACCTTCGCCCTGGACGACGTCCGCTCGGCCGAGGTCGAGCTGAAGATCACCGGCCGCGACAACTTCGTGCTCGACGGTCACAGCAACATGAGCCTGATCAGCCGGGACCCGGCCGTGCTGGCCGGCCAGGCGTTCGGCAAGCAGCACCAGTATCCGGACGGCTTTGCCTTGTTCCTGGGCACCATGTTCGCCCCGATCCAGGACCGCGACGCGCCGGGCCAGGGCTTCACCCACAAGGTCGGCGACCGCGTCCGCGTCTCGACCCCCAAGCTGGGCGTGCTCGAGAACGAAGTCACCACCTGCGACAAGGCCCAGCCGTGGACGTTCGGCATCTCGGCCCTGATCCGCAACCTGGCCGGCCGCGGCCTCCTCTAATCCAGATCGAAGGAGCTCGGCGATGACCGACACCCTGCGCCACTACATCGGCGGCGAACGCGTCGCCGCCGACGCCCCCGCCGAGAGCCTGAACCCGTCCAACACCAACGACGTCGTCGCCAAGGTGCCGATGGGCGGCCAGGCCGAGGTCGACGCCGCCGTCGACGCCGCCAGGAAGGCCTTCCCCAGCTGGTCGGAAGCCTCGCCGGAAGTCCGCTCGGACCTGCTGGACAAGGTCGGCTCGACCATCATCGCCCGCAGCGCCGACATCGGTAAGCTCCTGGCCCGCGAAGAAGGCAAGACCGTCGCCGAGGGTATCGGCGAGACCGTCCGCGCCGGCCGCATCTTCAAGTACTTCGCCGGCGAGGCCCTGCGCCGCCACGGCCAGAACCTGGAAAGCACCCGTCCGGGCGTCGAGGTCCAGACCTATCGCCAGGCCGTCGGCGTGTTCGGCCTGATCACGCCCTGGAACTTCCCGATCGCCATCCCGGCCTGGAAGGCGGCTCCGGCCCTGGCTTTCGGCAACACCGTGGTGATCAAGCCGGCCGGCCCGACCCCGGCCACCGCCAACGTGCTGGCCGACATCTTCCAGGAAAGCGGCGCCCCCGCCGGCGTGTTCAACATGCTGTTCGGCCGCGGCTCGATGGGCGACGCCCTGATCAAGCACAAGGACGTCGATGGCGTCTCGTTTACCGGCTCGCAGGGCGTAGGCGCCCAGGTGGCCGCCGCCGCCGTGGCCCGCCAGGCCCGCGTGCAGCTGGAGATGGGCGGCAAGAACCCGCTGATCGTCCTGGACGACGCCGACCTGGAACGCGCCGTCGCCATCGCCCTGGACGGCTCGTTCTTCGCCACCGGCCAGCGCTGCACCGCCAGTTCGCGCCTGATCGTCCAGGACGGCATTCACGACAAGTTCGTGGCCCTGCTGGCCGAGAAGGTCGCCGCCCTGCGCGTGGGCGACGCTCTGGACCCGAACACCCAGATCGGCCCGGCCGTCTCCGAAGACCAGATGGAGACGAGCTACAAGTACATCGACATCGCCAAGGGCGAAGGCGGCCGCCTGGTCACCGGCGGTGATCGCCTGAAGCTCGACAATCCGGGCTGGTACGTGCAGCCGACCCTGATCGCCGACACGCAAGCCGGCATGCGGATCAACAACGAGGAGGTCTTCGGCCCCGTCGCCTCGACCATCCGCGTCGGGTCGTACGAGGAAGCCCTGGAGATCGCCAACGGCGTCGAGTTCGGCCTGTCGGCCGGCATCGCCACGACCTCGCTGAAATACGCCCGCCACTTCCAGCGTCACGCCAAGGCCGGCATGACCATGGTCAACCTGGCCACGGCCGGCGTCGACTACCACGTGCCGTTCGGCGGCACGAAGAGCAGCTCGTACGGCGCGCGCGAACAGGGCTTCGCCGCGGTCGAGTTCTTCACCCAGACCAAAACCTCCTACTCGTGGTCGTGAGCAGCATGTCCTCAGCCATCTATCCCAGCCTGAAGGGCAAGCGCGTCGTCATCACCGGCGGCGGCTCGGGCATCGGGGCCGGCCTCGTCGCCGGCTTCGTGCGCCAGGGCGCGGAGGTGATCTTCCTCGACATCGTCGACGAGGATTCCACAGCCCTGGTCGCCGAGCTGTCGAAGGACGCGGCGATCGCGCCGGTCTACAAGCGCTGCGACCTGATGGACCTGGCCGCGCTGAAGGCGGTCTTCGCCGAGATCGGCGACGTCGACGTGCTGGTCAACAACGCCGGCAACGACGACCGTCACAGCCTGAGCGACCTGACGCCCGAGTACTGGGACAACCGCATCGGCGTGAACCTGCGCCACATGGTGTTCGCGGCCCAGGCCGTGGCGCCCGGCATGGCCAAGCGCGGCGGTGGGGCGATCATCAACTTCGGCTCGATCAGCTGGCACCTGGGCCTGGAGGACCTCGTCCTCTACGAAACCGCCAAGGCCGGCATCGAGGGCATGACCCGGGCCCTGGCCCGGGAGCTGGGTCCCGACGACATCCGGGTCACCTGCGTGGTGCCGGGCAACGTCAAGACCAAGCGCCAGGAGAAGTGGTACACCCCGGAAGGCGAGGCAGAGATCGTCAAGGCCCAGTGCCTGAAGGGCCGCCTGGTCCCCGAGAACGTCGCCGCGCTGGTGCTGTTCCTGGCTTCGGACGACGCCTCGCTCTGCACCGGTCACGAGTACTGGATCGACGCGGGCTGGCGGTAGGCTTTGAGACGCTGTCGCCCGGCAAGGCGTAGCGCGCCGCGTCGGGACCGTGCTAGGCGCTTGCTTCGACGGTTCCGGCTGGCCGCTACGCCGGGATGACAATTCGAGAAGAGCACATGACCGCTACCCCTACCTGCGTCTGGGATGTGAAGGCGACCTTGGGCGAAGGCCCGATCTGGTACGGCGACACCGTCTGGTTCGTCGACATCAAGGGCCAGAAGATCCACCGCTACGACCCGTCGAACGGCCAAGCGTTCAGCTTCGACACGCCGGAACAGGTGACGTTCGTGGCCCCGCTGAGCCAACGCCAGGGCTTCGTGGTCGGCCTGAAGAGCGGCCTGCACCGTTTCCAGCCAGCGGTTGGCGCGCTCCAGCCCCTGGTCCAGGTCGAGGATCCGGCGCTGGACAACCGTCCCAACGACGCCACGGTCGACGCCGAGGGCCGCCTGTGGTTCGGCACCATGCACGACGGCGAGTTCACCAAGACCGGCTCGCTCTACCGCATGGACGCCGAGGGCGTGGCGCGGATGGACAAGGACATCTGCATCACCAACGGCCCCTGCGTCTCGCCGGACGGCAAGACCTTCTACCACACCGACACCCTGGAAAAGACCGTCTGGGCCTATGACCTGGCCGCGGACGGGACGTTGTCGAACAAGCGCGCCTTCGTGAACGTGAAGCTGGGCGACGACATCTATCCGGACGGCACGGTGGTCGATTCCGAGGGCTGCCTCTGGATCGCCCTCTGGGGCGGCGCCGGCGTGATCCGCGTCTCGCCGGCCGGCGAGATCGTGGGCCGCATCGACGTCCCCGCGCCCAACGTCACCAAGGTCGCCTTCGGCGGCCCCGACCTGAAGACTCTCTACATCACCACCGCCCGCAAGGGCCTCAGCGACGAGACCCTGGCCCAGTATCCGCTGGCCGGCGGCCTGTTCGCTATCGGGGTCAATATCGCGGGCCAACCCCAGCACGAGGTCCGCCTTGCCTGATCGCACGCCCCGCCGGTTCCGGTCCCGCGATTGGTTCGATAACCCCGACCACATCGACATGACCGCGCTCTATCTGGAGCGCTTCATGAACTACGGGATCACGCCGGAGGAGCTGCGAAGCGGCAAACCGATCATCGGCATCGCCCAGACCGGCAGCGACATCTCGCCGTGCAACCGCATCCACCTCGACCTGGTGACGCGAGTGCGCGACGGGATCCGCGACGCCGGGGGCATTCCCATGGAGTTCCCGGTCCACCCGATCTTCGAGAACTGCCGTCGTCCGACGGCGGCGCTGGACCGGAACCTCTCCTACCTCGGCCTCGTCGAGACCCTGCACGGCTATCCGATCGACGCCGTCGTCCTGACCACCGGCTGCGACAAGACCACCCCGGCCGGCATCATGGCCGCCACCACGGTCAATATCCCGGCCATCGTCCTCTCGGGCGGTCCGATGCTGGACGGCTGGCACGAGAACGAGCTGGTCGGCTCGGGCACGGT
Encoded proteins:
- the xylB gene encoding D-xylose 1-dehydrogenase, whose protein sequence is MSSAIYPSLKGKRVVITGGGSGIGAGLVAGFVRQGAEVIFLDIVDEDSTALVAELSKDAAIAPVYKRCDLMDLAALKAVFAEIGDVDVLVNNAGNDDRHSLSDLTPEYWDNRIGVNLRHMVFAAQAVAPGMAKRGGGAIINFGSISWHLGLEDLVLYETAKAGIEGMTRALARELGPDDIRVTCVVPGNVKTKRQEKWYTPEGEAEIVKAQCLKGRLVPENVAALVLFLASDDASLCTGHEYWIDAGWR
- a CDS encoding SMP-30/gluconolactonase/LRE family protein, with product MTATPTCVWDVKATLGEGPIWYGDTVWFVDIKGQKIHRYDPSNGQAFSFDTPEQVTFVAPLSQRQGFVVGLKSGLHRFQPAVGALQPLVQVEDPALDNRPNDATVDAEGRLWFGTMHDGEFTKTGSLYRMDAEGVARMDKDICITNGPCVSPDGKTFYHTDTLEKTVWAYDLAADGTLSNKRAFVNVKLGDDIYPDGTVVDSEGCLWIALWGGAGVIRVSPAGEIVGRIDVPAPNVTKVAFGGPDLKTLYITTARKGLSDETLAQYPLAGGLFAIGVNIAGQPQHEVRLA